In the Acropora muricata isolate sample 2 chromosome 1, ASM3666990v1, whole genome shotgun sequence genome, one interval contains:
- the LOC136925120 gene encoding uncharacterized protein, whose translation MFAVYVVCAFVFLYNYSTMPESVTVLKKENNALKAQLSSMSDEIAKLKELIQRHSDSGTVLPREEGAHCVEFLSKQYDDLHLFRDIAKDELQRLSTKLEALKAKVDTIGNAIDEIQEYSFQYNVKIVGVPERLQDDSTASISKLCLNIFKETGADVSMYDIDTAHRVPSRNNNGKPKPIVCKFVRRLAKESVNSSLNYKVLEKASNEAFQALWIELEFLKGKNVICGVIYRQHNSPEQFQTYFDMTLERLSSTNKPIYLMGDFNIDLLKSETCDFSHNFLLSMQSYSFFPVIDKPTRIYNNSATLIDNILVNRIDLKLSSGQKSVTIRDSRKKTLSLISLKLTGAV comes from the exons atgtttgcTGTTTATGTTGTGTGTGCTTTCGTTTTCTTGTACAACTATTCTACAATGCCTGAGTCAGTTACAGTTTTGAAGAAGGAGAATAACGCACTTAAAGCGCAATTATCGTCAATGTCGGACGAGATAGCTAAACTGAAGGAGTTGATACAACGACATAGCGACAGCGGTACAGTTCTGCCAAGAGAAGAAGGTGCTCACTGTGTAGAATTCTTGAGCAAGCAATATGACGACCTCCATCTCTTTAGAGACATAGCTAAAGACGAACTTCAACGACTAAGCACCAAACTCGAAGCGTTGAAAGCCAAGGTTGATACTATTGGGAATGCTATTGACGAAATTCAAGAGTACAGTTTCCAGTATAATGTAAAAATTGTGGGCGTGCCTGAGAGGCTGCAAGACGACTCTACAGCCTCGATAAGCAAGCTTTGCctaaatatttttaaagaaacgGGAGCTGATGTATCGATGTATGACATTGACACTGCCCACCGTGTTCCCAGCAGGAATAACAACGGTAAGCCAAAGCCGATTGTTTGCAAATTTGTTAGGCGCTTAGCTAAAGAAAGCGTCAACTCCAGTTTAAATTATAAAGTCCTTGAAAAAGCCTCTAACGAGGCTTTCCAGGCTTTATGgattgaacttgaatttttaAAAGGCAAAAACGTTATCTGTGGTGTAATTTATCGGCAACACAATTCTCCGGAACAATTTCAAACGTATTTTGATATGACACTAGAAAGACTAAGTTCTACTAATAAACCGATATATCTTATGGGCGATTTCAACATTGATCTCCTCAAATCTGAAACTTGTGATTTTTCTCATAATTTTCTGTTGTCCATGCAAAGTTACTCCTTTTTTCCAGTAATTGACAAGCCCACAAGAATTTACAATAATTCTGCCACACTTATTGACAATATCCTCGTTAACAGAATTGACCTCAAACTCTCCAGTG GACAAAAATCCGTGACTATTCGAGATTCTCGGAAGAAGACTTTATCACTGATATCTCTCAAACTGACTGGGGCGGTTTGA
- the LOC136920401 gene encoding melanocortin receptor 4-like: protein METLGQLDWVIYQTPFFVFIFSFNIFLAFTATLGNTLILIALHKVSSINPPTKFLLRCLAMTDFCVGVIVQPLFTVFLMGIANGNWRIIYLAWSFFDFTFCGLSLTTASAISVDRLLALLLGLSYRHTVTLRRVRCLVVCFLLFSTVSAFIYALFSRDFAKGVGFFVMITSLFFSVFCHVKIYLKLRQHQAQVRQHVGHEQANGGGIPMNIERYKKTVCTIAWVQLALVFFYFPIFIFLILTTASQYRIGSIFHVCAATVFNSTLNPILFCWKIREVREAVKTTLKQIRCFSK from the coding sequence ATGGAAACTTTGGGTCAACTTGACTGGGTGATTTATCAAACACCattctttgtattcattttttctttcaacatttttctcgctttcaccgcaacactcggcaacactctgatcctcattgcgcttcacaaagtgtcttcGATTAATCctccaacaaaatttttgctccgctgcctagctatgactgatttttgtgttggcgttaTTGTTCAGCCGCTTTTTACTGTCTTTTTGATGGGAATCGCAAATGGAAACTGGCGTATTATTTACTTGGCTTGGAGTTTTTTTGACTTCACCTTCTGTGGACTTTCTCTCACAACTGCTTCTGCCattagcgtggacaggcttctcGCGCTGTTACTGGGATTAAgttacagacacacagtaactttaagacgagttcgttgccttgttGTCTGCTTCTTGCTATTTTCAACCGTAAGTGCTTTTATATACGCCTTGTTTTCTCGGGACTTTGCCAAGGGCGTAGGATTTTTTGTGATGATAACTTCCTTGTTCTTCTCGGTCTTCTGTCACGTCAAAATCTACCTCAAACTACGACAGCATCAAGCTCAAGTACGACAACATGTTGGACATGAACAAGCAAACGGCGGAGGAATTCCAATGAACATTGAGCGATACAAAAAGACTGTTTGCACCATAGCCTGGGTGCAGTTAGCATTGGTGTTTTTCTATTTCccaatattcatttttttgataCTTACAACGGCATCTCAGTACAGGAtaggatcaatttttcacgtATGTGCAGCAACAGTTTTCAATTCGACCCTAAACCCGAtccttttttgttggaaaatacgtgaagtcagaGAAGCTGTAAAGACCACATTGAAACAAATTCgttgtttttcaaaataa
- the LOC136925111 gene encoding trace amine-associated receptor 7d-like, producing METFKPKIDFLWVIDHRSFFVFIFSFNVFLAFTATLSNTLILIALHKVSSIHPPTKFLLRCLAISDFCVGVIAQPLFAAFLIGIASGNWRILEFALSFFNFFFCGFSLITAAAISVDRLLALSLGLSYRHTVTLRRVRCLVVCLLLVVIAMSFVYSLSSRGIANSAGFVVVITSLFLSVSSYSKIFLKLRQHQAQVRRQHVGQEQARPANGGGIPMNIERYKKIVCTIAWVQIALALCYFPMFIFFGLAMVTNWYRIGSIFYVCASTVVYFNSTLNPILFCWKIREVRQAVKTTVKQIRCFSR from the coding sequence ATGGAAACTTTTAAACCTAAGATCGATTTTCTCTGGGTTATTGATCATAGATCattttttgtattcattttttcgttcaacgtttttcttgcttttaccgCAACACTCAGCAACACGctgatcctcattgcgcttcacaaagtgtcgtcgattcatcctccgacaaaatttttgctccgctgCCTTGCTATAagtgatttttgtgttggcgttaTTGCTCAGCCGCTTTTTGCTGCCTTTTTGATTGGAATCGCAAGCGGAAACTGGCGTATTCTTGAGTTCGCTTTGAGTTtctttaacttcttcttctgtggATTTTCTCTCATAACAGCTGCTGCCattagcgtggacaggcttctGGCGCTGTCACTGGGATTGAgttacagacacacagtaactttaagaaGAGTTCGTTGCCTTGTTGTCTGCCTCTTGTTGGTCGTAATTGCAATGAGCTTTGTGTATTCCTTGTCTTCTCGGGGCATTGCCAACAGCGCGGGATTTGTTGTGGTCATAACCTCCTTGTTCCTGTCGGTTTCCTCTTACTCcaaaatctttctcaaactgcgacagcatcaagcccaagtACGAAGACAACATGTTGGCCAAGAACAAGCACGACCAGCAAACGGTGGAGGCATTCCAATGAACATTGAGCGATACAAAAAGATTGTTTGCACCATAGCCTGGGTGCAGATAGCATTGGCCTTGTGCTATTTTccaatgttcattttttttggacTGGCAATGGTAACTAATTGGTACAGGATAGGATCAATTTTTTACGTATGTGCATCAACAGTTGTCTATTTCAATTCCACCCTAAACCCAAtccttttttgttggaaaatacgtgaagtcagaCAAGCGGTAAAGACCACAGTGAAACAGATTCGTTGTTTCTCAAGGTAA